Proteins from a genomic interval of Piscinibacter sp. HJYY11:
- a CDS encoding malonyl-CoA decarboxylase: MLEELKTAARRATDGRQLRSLLLDCHRLLSERGEANSVAIARQLVSRFSALPEEQQAGFFDKLSTDFSPDPQAVLDGAQAYAQEPTPENLIRLTRLAEPPRQELLRRINRTPGGTAQIVAMRRKLLSRLPAQPGLSALESDFHHLLSSWFNPGFLQMQQVDWRSPAELLEQIIRHEAVHEIDGWDDLRRRLQPDRRCFAFFHPQLPNEPLIFVEVALLPEMPDAIAPLIDKRAQPLPPSDFKVAAFYSISNCQPGLRGVSLGNFLIKRVAEQLHRELPQIRRYCTLSPIPGFAKWLQAGTPPPEGLKRSVAERLADARELLLKATGGDLSTLASANKLQALDEPASEALSRLCASYLVHHAATTHGDSVARFHLDNGARLERLNPMGDLSRKGLKQSFGMMVNYLYDLHKIEASHEQFVHGEVAHSRAVAALI; encoded by the coding sequence ATGCTTGAAGAACTGAAGACCGCCGCGCGCCGCGCGACCGATGGCCGCCAGCTGCGCAGCCTGCTGCTCGACTGCCACCGCCTGCTCTCCGAGCGCGGCGAGGCCAACAGCGTGGCCATCGCGCGCCAGCTGGTCTCGCGCTTCAGCGCCTTGCCCGAGGAGCAGCAGGCCGGCTTCTTCGACAAGCTCTCCACCGACTTCAGCCCCGACCCGCAGGCGGTGCTCGACGGGGCCCAGGCCTACGCGCAGGAGCCCACGCCGGAGAATCTGATCCGCCTGACACGCCTGGCCGAGCCGCCGCGGCAGGAGCTGCTTCGCCGCATCAACCGCACGCCGGGGGGCACGGCACAGATCGTCGCGATGCGGCGCAAGCTGCTGTCGCGTCTGCCTGCGCAACCGGGCTTGAGCGCGCTGGAGAGCGACTTCCACCACCTGCTCTCGTCCTGGTTCAACCCCGGCTTCCTGCAGATGCAGCAGGTCGACTGGCGCTCGCCCGCCGAGCTGCTGGAGCAGATCATCCGCCACGAGGCGGTGCACGAGATCGACGGCTGGGACGACCTGCGCCGCCGCCTGCAGCCCGATCGCCGCTGCTTCGCGTTCTTCCACCCGCAGCTGCCCAACGAGCCGCTGATCTTCGTGGAGGTGGCGCTGCTGCCCGAGATGCCGGATGCGATCGCCCCGCTGATCGACAAGCGCGCGCAGCCACTGCCGCCGAGCGACTTCAAGGTCGCGGCCTTCTACTCCATCAGCAACTGCCAGCCCGGCCTGCGCGGCGTGTCGCTCGGCAACTTCCTCATCAAGCGCGTGGCCGAGCAGCTGCACCGCGAGCTGCCGCAGATCCGCCGCTACTGCACGCTGTCGCCCATCCCGGGTTTCGCCAAGTGGCTGCAGGCCGGCACGCCGCCGCCCGAGGGCCTGAAGCGCAGCGTGGCCGAGCGCCTGGCAGACGCACGCGAGCTGCTCCTCAAAGCAACTGGCGGCGACCTCTCGACACTCGCAAGCGCGAACAAGCTGCAAGCGCTCGACGAGCCGGCAAGCGAAGCCTTGTCGCGGCTGTGCGCCTCGTACCTCGTGCACCATGCGGCCACGACGCACGGTGATTCGGTGGCCCGCTTCCACCTCGACAACGGCGCGCGCCTGGAGCGCCTCAACCCCATGGGGGACCTGTCGCGCAAAGGCTTGAAGCAATCCTTCGGCATGATGGTCAACTACCTCTACGACCTTCACAAAATCGAAGCCAGCCACGAGCAGTTCGTGCACGGCGAGGTGGCGCATTCGCGCGCCGTCGCCGCCTTGATTTGA
- a CDS encoding tripartite tricarboxylate transporter substrate binding protein, which yields MTHPEHPLLRRRRLITLGSLGAGAMLAAPFVRAQSAAGWPTKPVTIIVPFPAGGGTDAFARPLFATMSRNTGKQFVIDNKGGAGGTVGATLSAKSAPDGYNFFMGAVHHAIAPAMYPKLEYNIETDFIPVGLISSVPQVIVVNPQKVPVNDLKGFLDYVRKNPAKLNYGSAGNGTSHHLAGELFKLQTKTFITHIPYRGAGPALQDLIAGQVDLMFDGLGSSAAHIKGGRIKALAVASDKRAPGFPDVPTSGEGGVPTYQVATWYGLWAPKGTPKELIDAMRAEMQKALGSDELKKTWNGLGTDTPNLYGDAFGRFVSAEVKRWGEVVKKSGATLE from the coding sequence ATGACCCACCCTGAGCACCCCCTGCTGCGCCGCAGGCGCCTCATCACCCTCGGCTCGCTGGGCGCCGGCGCCATGCTCGCCGCACCCTTCGTGCGTGCGCAGTCCGCGGCGGGCTGGCCGACGAAGCCCGTCACCATCATCGTGCCCTTCCCGGCCGGCGGCGGCACCGACGCTTTCGCCCGCCCGCTGTTCGCCACGATGAGCCGCAACACCGGCAAGCAGTTCGTCATCGACAACAAGGGCGGCGCCGGTGGCACCGTCGGCGCCACGCTCTCGGCCAAGTCGGCACCCGATGGCTACAACTTCTTCATGGGCGCGGTGCACCACGCGATTGCGCCGGCCATGTACCCCAAGCTCGAATACAACATCGAGACCGATTTCATCCCGGTGGGCCTGATCTCCAGCGTGCCGCAGGTGATCGTGGTAAATCCGCAGAAGGTGCCGGTGAACGACCTCAAGGGCTTCCTCGACTACGTGCGCAAGAACCCGGCCAAGCTCAACTACGGCTCGGCCGGCAACGGCACCTCGCACCACCTGGCCGGCGAGCTCTTCAAGCTGCAGACCAAGACGTTCATCACGCACATCCCCTACCGCGGCGCCGGCCCGGCGCTGCAGGACCTGATCGCCGGCCAGGTCGACCTGATGTTCGACGGCCTCGGCTCCTCGGCCGCGCACATCAAGGGCGGCCGCATCAAGGCGCTGGCGGTGGCGAGCGACAAGCGCGCGCCCGGCTTCCCCGACGTGCCGACCAGCGGCGAAGGCGGCGTGCCGACCTACCAGGTGGCCACCTGGTACGGCCTGTGGGCGCCCAAGGGCACACCCAAGGAGCTGATCGACGCGATGCGCGCCGAGATGCAGAAGGCCCTCGGCTCCGACGAGCTGAAGAAGACCTGGAACGGCCTCGGCACCGACACGCCCAACCTCTATGGCGACGCCTTCGGCCGCTTCGTGAGCGCGGAAGTGAAACGCTGGGGCGAGGTCGTGAAGAAGTCAGGCGCCACGCTCGAATGA
- a CDS encoding malonyl-CoA synthase, whose protein sequence is MSHNSNIFAAIRGGFPEDLDRTAIETLDTPGFYTWRDLERGSAMMANLLASLNLPEGSRVAVQTEKSVEGLMLYLAVLRAGFVYLPLNTAYQSAEIEYFIGNAEPAVVVCASKNFGWISQLAFKAGTTHVYTLDDDRSGSLLARAAHHSDQHRPVEREADDLACILYTSGTTGRSKGAMLTHGNILSNTLTLAAYWGWQQGKDVLIHALPLFHVHGLFVAAQAALISGSKMLWLSKFDPKLVVSRLPEATVFMGVPTLYVRLLAEPGLTREACSNMRIFTAGSAPLLIETFNEWRERTGHTIVERYGMSETSILTSNPYRAEDGERRGGTVGFPLPGIGLRVQDDKGPCPVGEVGGIQVKGDNVFAGYWRMPEKTKEEFTEDGWFKTGDVGRIDERGYVTIVGRSKDLIISGGYNVYPAEVEGFINEMPGVAESAVVGVPHPDFGEVGVALVVPKPGASLDDAAVLQLLKSRIANFKVPKRVFVMNELPRNTMGKVQKNVLRDQHKTLFT, encoded by the coding sequence ATGAGCCACAACTCCAACATCTTTGCCGCAATTCGCGGCGGCTTTCCGGAGGACCTCGACCGCACCGCGATCGAGACGCTCGACACACCGGGCTTCTACACCTGGCGTGACCTCGAGCGCGGCAGCGCGATGATGGCCAACCTGCTCGCCTCGCTCAACCTGCCCGAGGGCAGCCGGGTGGCGGTGCAGACCGAGAAATCGGTCGAAGGGCTGATGCTCTACCTCGCGGTGTTGCGCGCCGGCTTCGTCTACCTGCCGCTCAACACCGCCTACCAGTCCGCCGAGATCGAGTACTTCATCGGCAACGCCGAGCCGGCGGTGGTGGTCTGCGCGAGCAAGAACTTCGGCTGGATCAGCCAGCTCGCGTTCAAGGCCGGCACCACGCACGTGTACACGCTCGACGACGACCGCAGCGGCAGCCTGCTCGCCCGCGCCGCGCACCATAGCGACCAGCACAGGCCGGTGGAGCGTGAAGCCGACGACCTGGCCTGCATCCTTTACACCAGTGGTACGACGGGCCGCAGCAAGGGCGCGATGCTGACGCACGGCAACATCCTCTCCAACACGCTGACGCTCGCGGCCTACTGGGGCTGGCAGCAGGGCAAGGACGTGCTGATCCACGCGCTGCCGCTCTTCCACGTGCACGGCCTCTTCGTTGCGGCGCAGGCGGCGCTGATCAGCGGCAGCAAGATGCTGTGGCTTTCCAAGTTCGACCCCAAGCTCGTCGTGTCACGCCTGCCGGAGGCCACGGTCTTCATGGGCGTGCCCACGCTCTACGTGCGCCTGCTGGCCGAACCCGGCCTGACGCGCGAAGCGTGCTCCAACATGCGGATCTTCACGGCCGGCTCGGCGCCGCTCTTGATCGAGACCTTCAACGAATGGCGCGAGCGCACCGGCCACACCATCGTCGAGCGCTACGGCATGAGCGAGACCTCGATCCTCACGTCGAACCCGTACCGCGCTGAAGACGGCGAACGCCGCGGCGGCACGGTCGGCTTCCCGCTGCCGGGCATCGGCCTGCGGGTGCAAGACGACAAGGGCCCATGCCCCGTCGGCGAGGTCGGCGGCATCCAGGTGAAGGGCGACAACGTCTTCGCCGGCTACTGGCGCATGCCCGAGAAAACGAAGGAAGAATTCACCGAAGACGGCTGGTTCAAGACCGGTGACGTCGGCCGCATCGACGAACGTGGCTACGTCACCATCGTCGGCCGCAGCAAGGACCTCATCATCTCGGGCGGCTACAACGTCTACCCGGCCGAGGTGGAAGGCTTCATCAACGAGATGCCCGGCGTGGCCGAGAGCGCGGTGGTGGGCGTGCCCCACCCTGACTTCGGCGAGGTGGGCGTGGCCCTCGTGGTGCCCAAGCCCGGCGCCTCACTCGACGATGCGGCGGTGCTCCAGTTGCTGAAGAGCCGCATCGCCAATTTCAAGGTGCCCAAGCGTGTGTTCGTGATGAACGAACTGCCGCGCAACACGATGGGCAAGGTGCAGAAGAACGTGCTGCGCGATCAGCACAAGACGCTCTTCACCTAG
- a CDS encoding outer membrane beta-barrel protein — translation MNKISLALASFVAAGLLAAGPAAAQSFRPSWAGASIGSTDYGTGLKVFLGGKVTPIFGWEGQVVSHGSEDLPLGRKHSAMSLGGSAVARFPLNAQFGAFGKAGVHYLRVKRSGPGVSSDSDLELGLGAGLLFNFTQTAALRLEYENIGGGDGDFFSIGLQVGF, via the coding sequence ATGAACAAGATTTCTCTCGCCCTCGCCTCCTTCGTCGCCGCCGGCCTGCTGGCTGCCGGGCCTGCAGCGGCCCAGTCGTTCAGGCCGTCGTGGGCGGGTGCGTCGATCGGCAGCACCGACTACGGCACCGGCCTCAAGGTCTTCCTCGGCGGCAAGGTCACGCCCATCTTCGGCTGGGAAGGCCAGGTGGTGAGCCACGGCTCGGAAGACCTGCCGCTCGGCCGCAAGCACTCGGCCATGTCGCTGGGCGGCTCGGCCGTCGCGCGCTTCCCGCTCAACGCGCAGTTTGGTGCCTTCGGCAAGGCCGGCGTGCACTACCTGCGCGTCAAGCGCAGCGGCCCGGGCGTCAGCAGCGACAGCGACCTCGAGCTGGGCCTGGGTGCCGGCCTGCTCTTCAACTTCACGCAGACCGCCGCGCTTCGGCTCGAATACGAAAACATCGGCGGTGGCGATGGAGATTTCTTCTCCATCGGCCTCCAAGTCGGTTTCTGA
- a CDS encoding cysteine-rich CWC family protein, with the protein MSSTADASCPRCGGGFHCGVRDTTPCACGTIDLSAETLQLLREHYSACLCLPCLREVARLSPDALRADMTKPAPS; encoded by the coding sequence GTGAGCTCCACCGCCGACGCAAGCTGCCCACGCTGCGGCGGAGGCTTCCACTGCGGCGTGCGAGACACCACGCCGTGCGCCTGCGGCACGATCGACCTGTCGGCCGAAACCCTGCAGCTGCTGCGCGAGCACTACAGCGCCTGCCTGTGCCTGCCCTGCCTGCGTGAAGTCGCGCGGCTCTCACCCGACGCGTTGCGTGCAGACATGACAAAGCCGGCGCCGTCCTGA
- a CDS encoding MFS transporter — MAAASASSAPMTGEEKKVIFASSLGTVFEWYDFYLYGSLAPIIAKQFFAGLDPTSAFIFALLAFAAGFLVRPFGALVFGRLGDMIGRKYTFLVTILIMGLATFIVGVLPTYASIGVAAPVILIGLRLLQGLALGGEYGGAATYVAEHAPHGKRGAYTSWIQTTATLGLFLSLMVILGTRTAMGEQAFGDWGWRIPFLVSIFLLAISVWIRLSMNESPAFKKMKEEGKTSKAPLTESFGQWKNLKIVILALVGLTAGQAVVWYTGQFYALFFLTQALKVDPSTANILIAVSLLIGTPFFIVFGTLSDKIGRKPIIMAGCLLAALTYFPLFGALTKAANPELAAAQAKTQVIVTADPKECSFQGSPIAREIDFRTSCDIAKRYLAQSSVSYENKVGTGPATITIGDKVITAPVGTVVNSKFDEASVKSIAAFKKDVTDTLKAAGYPTKAAPIAFLSGQWWTIVGILTILVIYVTMVYGPIAAMLVELFPTRIRYTSMSLPYHIGNGWFGGLMPTTAFAVVAATGNMYNGLWYPIIVALMTFVVGVLLVKETKDVDIYAKD; from the coding sequence ATGGCAGCTGCAAGCGCATCGAGCGCGCCGATGACCGGAGAGGAAAAGAAGGTCATCTTCGCCTCCAGTCTCGGCACGGTGTTCGAGTGGTACGACTTCTATCTGTATGGTTCGCTGGCGCCGATCATCGCCAAGCAATTCTTCGCGGGCCTGGACCCGACCTCCGCCTTCATCTTCGCGCTGCTCGCGTTCGCAGCCGGCTTCCTGGTGCGCCCGTTCGGCGCGCTGGTGTTCGGCCGCCTGGGCGACATGATCGGCCGCAAGTACACCTTCCTGGTCACCATCCTGATCATGGGTCTCGCGACCTTCATCGTCGGTGTGCTGCCGACCTACGCCTCCATCGGCGTGGCCGCGCCGGTCATCCTGATCGGCCTGCGCCTGCTGCAGGGCCTGGCGCTCGGCGGTGAGTACGGCGGTGCCGCCACCTATGTGGCCGAGCACGCGCCGCACGGCAAGCGCGGCGCCTACACCTCGTGGATCCAGACCACGGCGACGCTGGGCCTCTTCCTGTCGCTGATGGTGATCCTGGGCACCCGCACGGCGATGGGCGAACAGGCCTTCGGCGACTGGGGCTGGCGCATCCCGTTCCTGGTGTCGATCTTCCTGCTGGCCATCAGCGTGTGGATCCGGCTGTCCATGAACGAATCGCCCGCCTTCAAGAAGATGAAGGAAGAGGGCAAGACCTCCAAGGCGCCGCTGACCGAGTCGTTCGGCCAGTGGAAGAACCTGAAGATCGTGATCCTGGCGCTCGTCGGCCTGACCGCCGGCCAGGCCGTGGTCTGGTACACCGGCCAGTTCTACGCGCTCTTCTTCCTGACGCAGGCGCTGAAGGTCGACCCGTCGACGGCCAACATCCTGATCGCGGTGTCGCTCCTGATCGGCACGCCGTTCTTCATCGTGTTCGGCACGCTGTCCGACAAGATCGGCCGCAAGCCGATCATCATGGCGGGCTGCCTGCTGGCCGCGCTGACCTACTTCCCGCTCTTCGGCGCGCTGACCAAGGCCGCCAACCCCGAGCTGGCCGCGGCGCAAGCCAAGACCCAGGTGATCGTGACGGCGGACCCGAAGGAGTGCTCGTTCCAGGGCAGCCCGATCGCCCGCGAGATCGACTTCCGCACGTCGTGCGACATCGCCAAGCGCTACCTGGCGCAAAGCTCGGTCTCCTACGAGAACAAGGTCGGCACCGGCCCCGCCACCATCACCATCGGTGACAAGGTGATCACCGCGCCGGTGGGTACGGTGGTGAACTCGAAGTTCGACGAGGCCAGCGTCAAGTCGATCGCCGCCTTCAAGAAGGACGTGACCGACACGCTGAAGGCTGCGGGCTACCCGACCAAGGCCGCGCCGATCGCGTTCTTGAGCGGCCAGTGGTGGACCATCGTCGGCATCCTGACCATCCTCGTGATCTACGTGACCATGGTCTACGGCCCGATCGCGGCGATGCTGGTGGAGCTCTTCCCGACGCGCATTCGCTACACCTCGATGAGCCTGCCGTACCACATCGGCAACGGCTGGTTCGGCGGCCTGATGCCCACGACCGCGTTTGCGGTGGTGGCGGCCACCGGCAACATGTACAACGGCCTCTGGTACCCCATCATCGTGGCGCTCATGACCTTCGTGGTCGGCGTCCTGCTGGTGAAGGAAACCAAGGACGTGGACATCTACGCGAAGGACTGA
- a CDS encoding 2-hydroxychromene-2-carboxylate isomerase, whose translation MKHLRFSFDPISPYAYLAFERLPQVLEGLSYSVSHEPILLAGLLQHWGQKGPAEIAPKRDWTYRQVLWLAHSLQLPLQMPAAHPFNPLALLRLLVATAPAGGTPNRWACEQVLHHVWRGGADATDAGRLEALAQRLAPQRDVASAEVKDELKAATAAAAARGVFGVPTVEVDDKLFWGLDGLALLSAYLRGEPWFDGPDWASVSAIPAAVQRKH comes from the coding sequence ATGAAGCACCTGCGTTTCAGCTTCGACCCGATCTCGCCTTACGCCTACCTCGCCTTCGAACGCTTGCCTCAGGTGCTCGAAGGCCTGAGCTACAGCGTGAGCCACGAGCCCATCCTGCTCGCCGGCCTGTTGCAGCACTGGGGCCAGAAAGGCCCGGCCGAGATCGCCCCCAAGCGCGACTGGACCTACCGCCAGGTGCTGTGGCTCGCCCATTCGCTGCAGCTTCCGCTGCAGATGCCGGCGGCGCACCCGTTCAACCCGCTCGCGCTGCTGCGCCTGCTGGTGGCCACGGCGCCGGCGGGCGGCACGCCCAACCGCTGGGCCTGCGAGCAGGTGCTGCACCACGTGTGGCGCGGCGGGGCCGATGCGACCGATGCCGGCCGGCTGGAAGCCCTGGCGCAGCGCCTCGCGCCGCAGCGTGACGTGGCGAGCGCGGAGGTGAAGGACGAGCTCAAGGCCGCGACCGCCGCGGCCGCCGCGCGGGGCGTCTTCGGCGTGCCGACGGTCGAGGTCGACGACAAGCTCTTCTGGGGCCTCGACGGCCTCGCGCTGCTGTCGGCCTACCTGCGCGGCGAGCCCTGGTTCGACGGGCCGGACTGGGCCTCGGTGTCAGCCATCCCGGCTGCCGTTCAGCGAAAACACTGA
- a CDS encoding DUF1289 domain-containing protein, with amino-acid sequence MPAATAPVPSPCISVCRMHPQSGLCEGCLRTIDEIAAWSTLDDDAKRRVWRLIEQRQAEQPFFDLPAP; translated from the coding sequence ATGCCCGCCGCCACCGCACCCGTGCCGAGCCCCTGCATCAGCGTGTGCCGCATGCACCCGCAAAGCGGCCTGTGCGAAGGTTGCCTGCGCACGATCGACGAGATCGCCGCCTGGTCCACGCTCGACGACGACGCCAAGCGCCGGGTGTGGCGCCTCATCGAGCAGCGCCAGGCCGAACAACCCTTCTTCGACCTGCCCGCGCCATGA
- a CDS encoding YbaK/EbsC family protein, whose product MSDIELNDKPEGFRRVTALLAEKGHPHAPVYLDVTARTAQEAADALGVQLGQIAKSVIFKRKHDSAPVLVVTSGDLRVDVEKVAALTGPLGRADADFVKAATGYSIGGVSPVGHLTPPVMLIDRELARFDEIWAAAGHPNGVFKLTPAQLQAMTGAPMADVTPSP is encoded by the coding sequence ATGAGCGACATCGAACTGAACGACAAGCCGGAGGGCTTTCGCCGCGTCACGGCCCTGCTTGCCGAGAAGGGTCATCCGCACGCGCCGGTCTACCTCGACGTCACCGCACGCACTGCGCAGGAGGCCGCCGATGCGCTCGGCGTGCAGCTCGGCCAGATCGCCAAGAGCGTGATCTTCAAGCGCAAGCACGACAGCGCGCCGGTGCTCGTCGTCACCTCGGGCGACCTGCGCGTCGACGTGGAGAAGGTCGCTGCGCTCACCGGCCCGCTGGGGCGTGCCGATGCCGACTTCGTGAAGGCTGCGACCGGCTACTCCATCGGCGGGGTGTCGCCGGTGGGCCACCTCACGCCGCCGGTGATGCTGATCGACCGCGAGCTCGCACGTTTCGACGAGATCTGGGCTGCCGCCGGCCACCCCAACGGTGTCTTCAAGCTGACCCCCGCGCAACTGCAGGCGATGACCGGCGCACCGATGGCCGACGTCACGCCCTCGCCCTGA
- a CDS encoding hydroxymethylglutaryl-CoA lyase, producing the protein MFPSHVTLVEVGPRDGLQNEKQHVAAAHKIELVHRLQAAGLREIEATSFVSPKWVPQMADNAEVMAGIVRQGGVRYAVLVPNMKGLEAALPTKPDEVVVFGAASEAFSQRNINCSIAESIERFAPVVAAAHDAGLKVRGAISCALGCPYQGEVSADEVERVVRLMKEIGVDHCGVADTIGVGTPRKVQRAMERALKHYPLVEVSGHFHDTYGQALSNIYACLELGVHTFDASVAGLGGCPYAKGATGNVATEDVLFMLNGLDISTGIDLDALVDAGAYISGVLGRPPVSRVGRAMLAKREKANA; encoded by the coding sequence ATGTTTCCTAGCCATGTGACGCTCGTCGAGGTGGGCCCACGGGACGGTTTGCAGAACGAGAAACAACACGTCGCCGCAGCGCACAAGATCGAGCTGGTGCACCGCTTGCAGGCCGCGGGCCTGCGTGAGATCGAGGCCACCAGTTTCGTGAGCCCCAAGTGGGTGCCGCAGATGGCCGACAACGCCGAGGTGATGGCGGGCATCGTGCGCCAAGGCGGTGTGCGCTACGCCGTGCTGGTGCCCAACATGAAGGGGCTCGAAGCGGCGTTGCCGACCAAGCCCGATGAAGTGGTCGTCTTCGGTGCGGCGAGCGAAGCCTTCAGCCAGCGCAACATCAACTGCAGCATCGCCGAGAGCATCGAGCGTTTTGCACCGGTGGTCGCCGCGGCACACGACGCCGGCCTCAAGGTGCGCGGTGCGATCTCGTGCGCGCTCGGCTGCCCCTACCAGGGTGAGGTGAGTGCCGACGAGGTCGAACGTGTGGTGCGCCTGATGAAGGAGATCGGCGTCGACCATTGCGGTGTGGCCGACACCATCGGCGTGGGCACACCGCGAAAGGTGCAGCGCGCGATGGAGCGTGCGTTGAAGCACTACCCGCTGGTCGAGGTCAGCGGCCATTTCCACGACACCTACGGCCAGGCGCTCTCCAACATCTACGCCTGCCTCGAGCTCGGGGTGCACACCTTCGACGCGAGCGTGGCCGGCCTCGGAGGCTGCCCCTATGCGAAGGGTGCGACGGGCAACGTCGCCACCGAGGACGTGCTCTTCATGCTCAACGGGCTCGACATCTCGACCGGCATCGACCTCGATGCGCTGGTCGACGCCGGGGCGTACATCTCCGGGGTGCTGGGCCGCCCGCCGGTGTCGCGCGTGGGCCGTGCGATGCTGGCAAAGCGAGAGAAAGCGAACGCATGA
- a CDS encoding acetyl/propionyl/methylcrotonyl-CoA carboxylase subunit alpha — protein sequence MFKKILIANRGEIACRVAATAKRLGIRTVAVYSDADARAKHVAVCDEAVHIGPSSPKESYLRSERILAAAKATGAEAIHPGYGFLSENEDFAQACAEAGLVFIGPPASAIQAMGLKAESKRLMAKAGVPLVPGYHGADQDPALLQREAEAIGYPVLIKASAGGGGKGMRIVAAAGEFAQALASCQREAQNSFGDSAVLIERYVTKPRHIEIQVFGDTQGNCVYLFERDCSVQRRHQKVLEEAPAPGMTEALRRQMGEAAVAAAKAVGYVGAGTVEFIAEPATDGGLRFYFMEMNTRLQVEHPVTEAITGFDLVEWQLRVANGEPLPVKQEDLRIHGHAIEARICAENPDKQFMPATGTLQVYRTPLSSSFERADIRVDAGVREGDAISPYYDSMIAKLIVWGADREQALARLDAALAQTHIVGLHTNVAFLRRVVKSRSFAQADLDTALIEREKAVLFDTPPLAAEVAAAGVVAHALAAEQALQGDDPWSRRDGWRLFGGARRRFELEIQGTHQTVTLERAHRGGAMTLALGEQRWAFAVASSDGERHEVQLGERRVPLAVYAFGERVSVFAPDGAATVSEVDVLAHAGEGAVEGGRLTAPMPGKVISFLVQPGQAVTQGQALAVMEAMKMEHAIVAPRDGKVEALLYAPGDQVPEGGELLKLSA from the coding sequence ATGTTCAAAAAAATTCTGATCGCCAACCGCGGTGAGATCGCCTGCCGCGTGGCCGCGACCGCCAAGCGCCTGGGCATCCGCACGGTGGCGGTGTATTCCGATGCCGACGCGCGCGCCAAGCATGTGGCGGTGTGCGACGAGGCCGTGCACATCGGCCCCTCGTCGCCGAAGGAGAGCTACCTGCGCAGCGAGCGCATCCTCGCGGCCGCGAAGGCGACGGGTGCCGAAGCCATCCACCCCGGCTACGGCTTCCTGAGCGAGAACGAAGACTTCGCGCAGGCCTGCGCGGAGGCTGGCCTCGTGTTCATCGGCCCGCCCGCGTCGGCGATCCAGGCGATGGGCCTGAAGGCCGAGAGCAAGCGGCTGATGGCGAAGGCGGGCGTGCCGCTGGTGCCGGGGTATCACGGCGCCGACCAGGATCCTGCGCTCCTGCAGCGCGAGGCCGAAGCGATCGGCTACCCGGTGCTCATCAAGGCGAGCGCGGGTGGCGGCGGCAAGGGCATGCGCATCGTGGCGGCCGCGGGCGAATTCGCGCAGGCGCTCGCGTCGTGCCAGCGCGAGGCGCAAAACAGCTTCGGCGATTCGGCGGTGCTGATCGAGCGCTACGTGACCAAGCCGAGGCACATCGAGATCCAGGTGTTCGGCGACACGCAGGGAAACTGCGTCTACCTCTTCGAGCGCGACTGTTCGGTGCAGCGCCGCCACCAGAAGGTGCTGGAAGAAGCACCCGCGCCCGGCATGACCGAAGCACTGCGCCGCCAGATGGGCGAGGCTGCGGTGGCGGCGGCCAAGGCGGTGGGCTATGTCGGCGCGGGCACGGTCGAGTTCATCGCCGAACCCGCCACCGACGGCGGCCTGCGCTTCTACTTCATGGAGATGAACACCCGCCTGCAGGTCGAGCACCCGGTGACGGAGGCCATCACCGGCTTCGATCTCGTCGAGTGGCAGCTGCGCGTGGCGAACGGCGAGCCGCTGCCGGTGAAGCAGGAGGACCTGCGCATCCACGGCCACGCGATCGAGGCGCGCATCTGTGCCGAGAACCCCGACAAGCAGTTCATGCCGGCCACCGGCACGCTGCAGGTCTACCGCACGCCGCTGAGCAGCAGCTTCGAGCGAGCCGATATCCGCGTCGACGCCGGCGTGCGCGAGGGGGATGCGATCTCGCCCTACTACGACTCGATGATCGCCAAGCTGATCGTCTGGGGCGCCGATCGCGAGCAGGCGCTGGCCCGGCTGGATGCGGCTCTCGCCCAGACGCACATCGTGGGCCTGCACACCAACGTGGCCTTCCTGCGCCGTGTGGTGAAGAGCCGATCGTTCGCGCAGGCCGATCTCGACACCGCGCTCATCGAACGCGAAAAGGCGGTTCTCTTCGACACCCCACCGCTGGCCGCCGAGGTGGCCGCCGCCGGCGTGGTGGCGCATGCGCTGGCCGCCGAGCAGGCCTTGCAGGGCGACGACCCGTGGTCACGCCGCGATGGCTGGCGTCTCTTCGGTGGCGCACGGCGCCGCTTCGAGCTCGAGATCCAGGGCACGCACCAGACGGTGACCCTCGAGCGCGCCCACCGCGGCGGCGCGATGACGCTGGCCCTCGGCGAGCAGCGCTGGGCCTTCGCCGTGGCCTCGTCGGACGGTGAGCGCCACGAGGTGCAGCTCGGCGAGCGCCGCGTGCCGCTCGCCGTCTATGCCTTCGGCGAACGGGTGAGCGTGTTCGCACCCGACGGCGCGGCCACGGTGTCGGAAGTGGACGTGCTGGCCCACGCCGGTGAAGGCGCGGTGGAAGGCGGCAGATTGACGGCGCCGATGCCGGGCAAGGTCATCAGCTTCCTCGTGCAACCCGGCCAGGCGGTGACGCAGGGCCAGGCGCTGGCGGTGATGGAGGCGATGAAGATGGAGCACGCGATCGTCGCGCCACGCGATGGCAAGGTCGAGGCGCTGCTGTACGCGCCGGGCGATCAGGTGCCCGAAGGCGGCGAGCTCTTGAAGCTCAGTGCGTGA